The sequence TGTCGGCAATACAATGCCCGGCTGATCATCAATGACAATCCCGAGCTGGCCGGTGAGATCGGGGCGGATGGCGTTCACCTGGGAGCAGACGATATGCCGGTGCCCAAAGCACGTGCCTTGCTGGGGGACGGGTTCATTATTGGTGGCACCGCCAATACACTGGAAACGTTGCTCGATCTTGACCAGACCGGCGTTGACTATGTCGGGTTGGGCCCCTTTCGGTTTACGCTGACCAAGGAGAAACTAAGCCCGATACTTGGGTTGGCAGGCTATCAGCAAATTCTCTCATCGCTGCAACAGCGAGGTGTTTCTGTGCCGGTTGTGGCGATTGGCGGCATTACTAGTGCCGACGTGCTCACGCTCTTATCAGTCGGTTTTTCCGGGGTTGCTGTATCGTCGGCGATCAGCCAATC comes from Spirosoma aureum and encodes:
- a CDS encoding thiamine phosphate synthase, with the protein product MISLKISPLHYITTSPEQAELACSGGADWIQLRLKNQPYQAWKAVALETLAVCRQYNARLIINDNPELAGEIGADGVHLGADDMPVPKARALLGDGFIIGGTANTLETLLDLDQTGVDYVGLGPFRFTLTKEKLSPILGLAGYQQILSSLQQRGVSVPVVAIGGITSADVLTLLSVGFSGVAVSSAISQSADPAAETRLFIQTLANLTDRTIALTPDTGRR